The Penaeus vannamei isolate JL-2024 unplaced genomic scaffold, ASM4276789v1 unanchor64, whole genome shotgun sequence genome window below encodes:
- the LOC138860875 gene encoding myb-like protein X gives MKMDITKIGNEKAKEDDKRKMKMDITKIGNEKAKEDDKRKMKMDITKIGNEKAKEDDKRKMKMDITKIGNVKAKEDDKRKMKVDITKIGNEKTKDDDKTQYEDGYNEDWE, from the coding sequence ATGAAGATGGATATAACGAAGATTGGgaatgagaaagcgaaagaggatgataagagaaagatgaagatggatataACGAAGATTGGgaatgagaaagcgaaagaggatgataagagaaagatgaagatggatataACGAAGATTGGgaatgagaaagcgaaagaggatgataagagaaagatgaagatggatataACGAAGATTGGGAATGTGAAAGCGAAAGAGgatgataagagaaagatgaaggtggATATAACGAAGATTGGGAATGAGAAAACGAAGGACGATGATAAGACACAATATGAAGATGGATATAACGAAGATTGGgaatga
- the LOC138860876 gene encoding nucleolar protein 58-like → MDITKIGNEKAKEEDKRKMKMDITKIGNEKAKEEDKRKMKMDITKIGNEKAKEEDKRKMKMDITKIGNEKAKEEDKRKMKMDITKIGNEKAKEEDKRKMKMDITKIGNEKAKEEDKRKMKMDITKIGNEKAKEEDKRKMKMDITKIGSEKAKEDDKRKMKMV, encoded by the coding sequence atggatataACGAAGATTGGGaatgagaaagcgaaggaggaggataagagaaagatgaagatggatataACGAAGATTGGGaatgagaaagcgaaggaggaggataagagaaagatgaagatggatataACGAAGATTGGGaatgagaaagcgaaggaggaggataagagaaagatgaagatggatataACGAAGATTGGGaatgagaaagcgaaggaggaggataagagaaagatgaagatggatataACGAAGATTGGGaatgagaaagcgaaggaggaggataagagaaagatgaagatggatataACGAAGATTGGGaatgagaaagcgaaggaggaggataagagaaagatgaagatggatataACGAAGATTGGGaatgagaaagcgaaggaggaggataagagaaagatgaagatggatataACGAAGATTGGgagtgagaaagcgaaagaggatgataagagaaagatgaagatggtaTAA